A window from Esox lucius isolate fEsoLuc1 chromosome 16, fEsoLuc1.pri, whole genome shotgun sequence encodes these proteins:
- the grb14 gene encoding growth factor receptor-bound protein 14 isoform X4 — protein MLCTQPYVGCRVSSDAHVRASPNRGVIKVYNEDNTSRAVEVPPDITARDICQLFVLKNHCIDDHSWTLFEHLSHLGIERTIEDHESVMEVLSGWGMETDSRLYFRKNYAKYEFFNKPLDFFPDHMVSISSETNGMMNHSQLIQTFLNSSTCPEIHGHLHAKEQGRKSWKKFYFVLRRSGLYLSNKGTSKEPRHLQFIAEFSDSDVYTLLSAKKIHGAPTDFGFCVKSTKSGSPRDLKLLCADDEQTRTCWVTAIRLFKCGMQLYQNYIQPHQKQKASPMRSISDNSLVAMDFSGHKSRVIENPSEALSVAVEEGLSWRRKSCHRLSSHEGPSTSQSHLSNIALHMAQPWFHSKLSRDEAHRLITQQGLIDGVFLLRDSQSNPKTFVLSLCHTQRVKHFQILPVEDEGDLFYSLDDGHTRFTDLIQLVEFYQLNRGVLPCKLKHHCARITL, from the exons ATGCTGTGCACACAGCCCTACGTAGGCTGCAGAGTTAGCTCAGACGCACACGTCCGCGCGTCTCCAAACAGAGGG GTAATTAAAGTGTATAATGAGGACAATACCAGCCGAGCGGTAGAGGTTCCACCTGACATCACTGCCCGGGACATATGCCAGCTGTTTGTCCTTAAGAATCATTGCATTGATGACCACAGCTGGACTCTGTTTGAGCATCTTTCCCATCTAGGCATAG aaagAACCATAGAAGACCATGAATCTGTTATGGAGGTGCTGTCTGGCTGGGGAATGGAAACAGACAGCCGCTTATATTTCCGGAAAAACTATGCCAAATATGAATTCTTCAATAAACCACTG GACTTTTTCCCAGATCACATGGTGTCCATATCAAGTGAAACCAACGGGATGATGAACCATTCTCAGCTAATACAG acatttctcaactCGAGCACTTGTCCGGAGATCCATGGGCACCTCCATGCCAAAGAACAAGGCAGGAAGTCTTGGAAGAAGTTCTACTTTGTCTTGAGGAGGTCAGGTCTATACCTCTCCAACAAGGGCACCTCCAAG GAACCAAGGCATCTCCAGTTCATTGCGGAGTTCAGTGACAGCGATGTCTACACATTGCTATCAGCTAAAAAGATACACGGAGCGCCTACGGACTTCGGCTTCTGTGTCAAG TCTACTAAGAGTGGCTCTCCCCGGGACCTCAAGCTGTTGTGCGCAGATGACGAGCAGACCAGAACCTGCTGGGTCACTGCCATACGCCTCTTTAAG TGTGGGATGCAACTATACCAAAACTACATTCAACCGCACCAGAAACAGAAAGCTTCCCCTATG AGAAGTATCTCGGATAACTCCTTAGTGGCCATGGACTTCTCTGGACACAAGAGCCGGGTGATTGAGAACCCATCAGAGGCACTGTCTGTAGCTGTGGAGGAGGGGCTCTCATGGAGG aGGAAAAGCTGCCACCGTCTAAGCTCCCACGAAGGTCCGTCCACCTCGCAGAGTCACCTGTCAAACATAG CTCTCCATATGGCCCAGCCCTGGTTCCACAGCAAACTGTCCAGAGACGAGGCCCACCGCCTAATCACTCAACAGGGTCTGATTGATGG GGTATTTCTTCTAAGGGACAGCCAAAGCAACCCCAAGACATTTGTACTGTCACTGTGCCACACACAGAGAGTGAAACACTTTCAGATCTTGCCG gtggAAGACGAGGGGGATCTGTTCTACAGCCTGGACGACGGTCACACGCGCTTCACTGATCTGATCCAGCTGGTGGAGTTCTACCAGCTCAACCGCGGGGTGCTGCCATGCAAGCTCAAACACCACTGTGCCAGGATCACCCTCTGA
- the grb14 gene encoding growth factor receptor-bound protein 14 isoform X2 → MKTREEAICTNCSISASSRKSKEALESQLAAPVPNSFTQLLPSTVSSLVSDCLLPWTKSGTTQVIKVYNEDNTSRAVEVPPDITARDICQLFVLKNHCIDDHSWTLFEHLSHLGIERTIEDHESVMEVLSGWGMETDSRLYFRKNYAKYEFFNKPLDFFPDHMVSISSETNGMMNHSQLIQTFLNSSTCPEIHGHLHAKEQGRKSWKKFYFVLRRSGLYLSNKGTSKEPRHLQFIAEFSDSDVYTLLSAKKIHGAPTDFGFCVKSTKSGSPRDLKLLCADDEQTRTCWVTAIRLFKCGMQLYQNYIQPHQKQKASPMRSISDNSLVAMDFSGHKSRVIENPSEALSVAVEEGLSWRRKSCHRLSSHEGPSTSQSHLSNIALHMAQPWFHSKLSRDEAHRLITQQGLIDGVFLLRDSQSNPKTFVLSLCHTQRVKHFQILPVEDEGDLFYSLDDGHTRFTDLIQLVEFYQLNRGVLPCKLKHHCARITL, encoded by the exons ATGAAGACGAGAGAGGAAGCAATATGCACTAACTGTTCCATTTCAGCGAGCAGCAG GAAAAGTAAAGAGGCGCTGGAGTCCCAGCTGGCTGCCCCTGTTCCAAACTCCTTCACGCAACTCCTTCCCTCTACCGTCTCCTCCCTGGTCTCGGACTGTTTATTACCCTGGACCAAAAGTGGTACAACTCAG GTAATTAAAGTGTATAATGAGGACAATACCAGCCGAGCGGTAGAGGTTCCACCTGACATCACTGCCCGGGACATATGCCAGCTGTTTGTCCTTAAGAATCATTGCATTGATGACCACAGCTGGACTCTGTTTGAGCATCTTTCCCATCTAGGCATAG aaagAACCATAGAAGACCATGAATCTGTTATGGAGGTGCTGTCTGGCTGGGGAATGGAAACAGACAGCCGCTTATATTTCCGGAAAAACTATGCCAAATATGAATTCTTCAATAAACCACTG GACTTTTTCCCAGATCACATGGTGTCCATATCAAGTGAAACCAACGGGATGATGAACCATTCTCAGCTAATACAG acatttctcaactCGAGCACTTGTCCGGAGATCCATGGGCACCTCCATGCCAAAGAACAAGGCAGGAAGTCTTGGAAGAAGTTCTACTTTGTCTTGAGGAGGTCAGGTCTATACCTCTCCAACAAGGGCACCTCCAAG GAACCAAGGCATCTCCAGTTCATTGCGGAGTTCAGTGACAGCGATGTCTACACATTGCTATCAGCTAAAAAGATACACGGAGCGCCTACGGACTTCGGCTTCTGTGTCAAG TCTACTAAGAGTGGCTCTCCCCGGGACCTCAAGCTGTTGTGCGCAGATGACGAGCAGACCAGAACCTGCTGGGTCACTGCCATACGCCTCTTTAAG TGTGGGATGCAACTATACCAAAACTACATTCAACCGCACCAGAAACAGAAAGCTTCCCCTATG AGAAGTATCTCGGATAACTCCTTAGTGGCCATGGACTTCTCTGGACACAAGAGCCGGGTGATTGAGAACCCATCAGAGGCACTGTCTGTAGCTGTGGAGGAGGGGCTCTCATGGAGG aGGAAAAGCTGCCACCGTCTAAGCTCCCACGAAGGTCCGTCCACCTCGCAGAGTCACCTGTCAAACATAG CTCTCCATATGGCCCAGCCCTGGTTCCACAGCAAACTGTCCAGAGACGAGGCCCACCGCCTAATCACTCAACAGGGTCTGATTGATGG GGTATTTCTTCTAAGGGACAGCCAAAGCAACCCCAAGACATTTGTACTGTCACTGTGCCACACACAGAGAGTGAAACACTTTCAGATCTTGCCG gtggAAGACGAGGGGGATCTGTTCTACAGCCTGGACGACGGTCACACGCGCTTCACTGATCTGATCCAGCTGGTGGAGTTCTACCAGCTCAACCGCGGGGTGCTGCCATGCAAGCTCAAACACCACTGTGCCAGGATCACCCTCTGA
- the grb14 gene encoding growth factor receptor-bound protein 14 isoform X1, whose translation MSDMNNTLEDIHTSGSLGEKAEIFGSGKGNVSGFSSPSLIPLRAPLQPPNAQLSRTSVCRGNRKSKEALESQLAAPVPNSFTQLLPSTVSSLVSDCLLPWTKSGTTQVIKVYNEDNTSRAVEVPPDITARDICQLFVLKNHCIDDHSWTLFEHLSHLGIERTIEDHESVMEVLSGWGMETDSRLYFRKNYAKYEFFNKPLDFFPDHMVSISSETNGMMNHSQLIQTFLNSSTCPEIHGHLHAKEQGRKSWKKFYFVLRRSGLYLSNKGTSKEPRHLQFIAEFSDSDVYTLLSAKKIHGAPTDFGFCVKSTKSGSPRDLKLLCADDEQTRTCWVTAIRLFKCGMQLYQNYIQPHQKQKASPMRSISDNSLVAMDFSGHKSRVIENPSEALSVAVEEGLSWRRKSCHRLSSHEGPSTSQSHLSNIALHMAQPWFHSKLSRDEAHRLITQQGLIDGVFLLRDSQSNPKTFVLSLCHTQRVKHFQILPVEDEGDLFYSLDDGHTRFTDLIQLVEFYQLNRGVLPCKLKHHCARITL comes from the exons ATGAGTGATATGAATAACACACTGGAAGACATACACACCTCTGGCAGCCTCGGAGAGAAAGCAGAGATTTTTGGGAGTGGGAAGGGTAATGTGAGTGGCTTTTCCAGCccatccctcatccctctccgtGCTCCTTTACAACCACCAAATGCCCAGCTCTCCAGGACTTCTGTCTGCAGGGGAAATAG GAAAAGTAAAGAGGCGCTGGAGTCCCAGCTGGCTGCCCCTGTTCCAAACTCCTTCACGCAACTCCTTCCCTCTACCGTCTCCTCCCTGGTCTCGGACTGTTTATTACCCTGGACCAAAAGTGGTACAACTCAG GTAATTAAAGTGTATAATGAGGACAATACCAGCCGAGCGGTAGAGGTTCCACCTGACATCACTGCCCGGGACATATGCCAGCTGTTTGTCCTTAAGAATCATTGCATTGATGACCACAGCTGGACTCTGTTTGAGCATCTTTCCCATCTAGGCATAG aaagAACCATAGAAGACCATGAATCTGTTATGGAGGTGCTGTCTGGCTGGGGAATGGAAACAGACAGCCGCTTATATTTCCGGAAAAACTATGCCAAATATGAATTCTTCAATAAACCACTG GACTTTTTCCCAGATCACATGGTGTCCATATCAAGTGAAACCAACGGGATGATGAACCATTCTCAGCTAATACAG acatttctcaactCGAGCACTTGTCCGGAGATCCATGGGCACCTCCATGCCAAAGAACAAGGCAGGAAGTCTTGGAAGAAGTTCTACTTTGTCTTGAGGAGGTCAGGTCTATACCTCTCCAACAAGGGCACCTCCAAG GAACCAAGGCATCTCCAGTTCATTGCGGAGTTCAGTGACAGCGATGTCTACACATTGCTATCAGCTAAAAAGATACACGGAGCGCCTACGGACTTCGGCTTCTGTGTCAAG TCTACTAAGAGTGGCTCTCCCCGGGACCTCAAGCTGTTGTGCGCAGATGACGAGCAGACCAGAACCTGCTGGGTCACTGCCATACGCCTCTTTAAG TGTGGGATGCAACTATACCAAAACTACATTCAACCGCACCAGAAACAGAAAGCTTCCCCTATG AGAAGTATCTCGGATAACTCCTTAGTGGCCATGGACTTCTCTGGACACAAGAGCCGGGTGATTGAGAACCCATCAGAGGCACTGTCTGTAGCTGTGGAGGAGGGGCTCTCATGGAGG aGGAAAAGCTGCCACCGTCTAAGCTCCCACGAAGGTCCGTCCACCTCGCAGAGTCACCTGTCAAACATAG CTCTCCATATGGCCCAGCCCTGGTTCCACAGCAAACTGTCCAGAGACGAGGCCCACCGCCTAATCACTCAACAGGGTCTGATTGATGG GGTATTTCTTCTAAGGGACAGCCAAAGCAACCCCAAGACATTTGTACTGTCACTGTGCCACACACAGAGAGTGAAACACTTTCAGATCTTGCCG gtggAAGACGAGGGGGATCTGTTCTACAGCCTGGACGACGGTCACACGCGCTTCACTGATCTGATCCAGCTGGTGGAGTTCTACCAGCTCAACCGCGGGGTGCTGCCATGCAAGCTCAAACACCACTGTGCCAGGATCACCCTCTGA
- the grb14 gene encoding growth factor receptor-bound protein 14 isoform X6, with amino-acid sequence MSDMNNTLEDIHTSGSLGEKAEIFGSGKGNVSGFSSPSLIPLRAPLQPPNAQLSRTSVCRGNRKSKEALESQLAAPVPNSFTQLLPSTVSSLVSDCLLPWTKSGTTQVIKVYNEDNTSRAVEVPPDITARDICQLFVLKNHCIDDHSWTLFEHLSHLGIERTIEDHESVMEVLSGWGMETDSRLYFRKNYAKYEFFNKPLDFFPDHMVSISSETNGMMNHSQLIQTFLNSSTCPEIHGHLHAKEQGRKSWKKFYFVLRRSGLYLSNKGTSKEPRHLQFIAEFSDSDVYTLLSAKKIHGAPTDFGFCVKSTKSGSPRDLKLLCADDEQTRTCWVTAIRLFKCGMQLYQNYIQPHQKQKASPMGNAVFRRWAGTLSSTLHRTSK; translated from the exons ATGAGTGATATGAATAACACACTGGAAGACATACACACCTCTGGCAGCCTCGGAGAGAAAGCAGAGATTTTTGGGAGTGGGAAGGGTAATGTGAGTGGCTTTTCCAGCccatccctcatccctctccgtGCTCCTTTACAACCACCAAATGCCCAGCTCTCCAGGACTTCTGTCTGCAGGGGAAATAG GAAAAGTAAAGAGGCGCTGGAGTCCCAGCTGGCTGCCCCTGTTCCAAACTCCTTCACGCAACTCCTTCCCTCTACCGTCTCCTCCCTGGTCTCGGACTGTTTATTACCCTGGACCAAAAGTGGTACAACTCAG GTAATTAAAGTGTATAATGAGGACAATACCAGCCGAGCGGTAGAGGTTCCACCTGACATCACTGCCCGGGACATATGCCAGCTGTTTGTCCTTAAGAATCATTGCATTGATGACCACAGCTGGACTCTGTTTGAGCATCTTTCCCATCTAGGCATAG aaagAACCATAGAAGACCATGAATCTGTTATGGAGGTGCTGTCTGGCTGGGGAATGGAAACAGACAGCCGCTTATATTTCCGGAAAAACTATGCCAAATATGAATTCTTCAATAAACCACTG GACTTTTTCCCAGATCACATGGTGTCCATATCAAGTGAAACCAACGGGATGATGAACCATTCTCAGCTAATACAG acatttctcaactCGAGCACTTGTCCGGAGATCCATGGGCACCTCCATGCCAAAGAACAAGGCAGGAAGTCTTGGAAGAAGTTCTACTTTGTCTTGAGGAGGTCAGGTCTATACCTCTCCAACAAGGGCACCTCCAAG GAACCAAGGCATCTCCAGTTCATTGCGGAGTTCAGTGACAGCGATGTCTACACATTGCTATCAGCTAAAAAGATACACGGAGCGCCTACGGACTTCGGCTTCTGTGTCAAG TCTACTAAGAGTGGCTCTCCCCGGGACCTCAAGCTGTTGTGCGCAGATGACGAGCAGACCAGAACCTGCTGGGTCACTGCCATACGCCTCTTTAAG TGTGGGATGCAACTATACCAAAACTACATTCAACCGCACCAGAAACAGAAAGCTTCCCCTATG GGGAACGCGGTGTTCAGGCGTTGGGCTGGGACCCTGAGCTCAACACTGCACAGGACATCCAAATGA
- the grb14 gene encoding growth factor receptor-bound protein 14 isoform X3 encodes MRKSKEALESQLAAPVPNSFTQLLPSTVSSLVSDCLLPWTKSGTTQVIKVYNEDNTSRAVEVPPDITARDICQLFVLKNHCIDDHSWTLFEHLSHLGIERTIEDHESVMEVLSGWGMETDSRLYFRKNYAKYEFFNKPLDFFPDHMVSISSETNGMMNHSQLIQTFLNSSTCPEIHGHLHAKEQGRKSWKKFYFVLRRSGLYLSNKGTSKEPRHLQFIAEFSDSDVYTLLSAKKIHGAPTDFGFCVKSTKSGSPRDLKLLCADDEQTRTCWVTAIRLFKCGMQLYQNYIQPHQKQKASPMRSISDNSLVAMDFSGHKSRVIENPSEALSVAVEEGLSWRRKSCHRLSSHEGPSTSQSHLSNIALHMAQPWFHSKLSRDEAHRLITQQGLIDGVFLLRDSQSNPKTFVLSLCHTQRVKHFQILPVEDEGDLFYSLDDGHTRFTDLIQLVEFYQLNRGVLPCKLKHHCARITL; translated from the exons ATGAG GAAAAGTAAAGAGGCGCTGGAGTCCCAGCTGGCTGCCCCTGTTCCAAACTCCTTCACGCAACTCCTTCCCTCTACCGTCTCCTCCCTGGTCTCGGACTGTTTATTACCCTGGACCAAAAGTGGTACAACTCAG GTAATTAAAGTGTATAATGAGGACAATACCAGCCGAGCGGTAGAGGTTCCACCTGACATCACTGCCCGGGACATATGCCAGCTGTTTGTCCTTAAGAATCATTGCATTGATGACCACAGCTGGACTCTGTTTGAGCATCTTTCCCATCTAGGCATAG aaagAACCATAGAAGACCATGAATCTGTTATGGAGGTGCTGTCTGGCTGGGGAATGGAAACAGACAGCCGCTTATATTTCCGGAAAAACTATGCCAAATATGAATTCTTCAATAAACCACTG GACTTTTTCCCAGATCACATGGTGTCCATATCAAGTGAAACCAACGGGATGATGAACCATTCTCAGCTAATACAG acatttctcaactCGAGCACTTGTCCGGAGATCCATGGGCACCTCCATGCCAAAGAACAAGGCAGGAAGTCTTGGAAGAAGTTCTACTTTGTCTTGAGGAGGTCAGGTCTATACCTCTCCAACAAGGGCACCTCCAAG GAACCAAGGCATCTCCAGTTCATTGCGGAGTTCAGTGACAGCGATGTCTACACATTGCTATCAGCTAAAAAGATACACGGAGCGCCTACGGACTTCGGCTTCTGTGTCAAG TCTACTAAGAGTGGCTCTCCCCGGGACCTCAAGCTGTTGTGCGCAGATGACGAGCAGACCAGAACCTGCTGGGTCACTGCCATACGCCTCTTTAAG TGTGGGATGCAACTATACCAAAACTACATTCAACCGCACCAGAAACAGAAAGCTTCCCCTATG AGAAGTATCTCGGATAACTCCTTAGTGGCCATGGACTTCTCTGGACACAAGAGCCGGGTGATTGAGAACCCATCAGAGGCACTGTCTGTAGCTGTGGAGGAGGGGCTCTCATGGAGG aGGAAAAGCTGCCACCGTCTAAGCTCCCACGAAGGTCCGTCCACCTCGCAGAGTCACCTGTCAAACATAG CTCTCCATATGGCCCAGCCCTGGTTCCACAGCAAACTGTCCAGAGACGAGGCCCACCGCCTAATCACTCAACAGGGTCTGATTGATGG GGTATTTCTTCTAAGGGACAGCCAAAGCAACCCCAAGACATTTGTACTGTCACTGTGCCACACACAGAGAGTGAAACACTTTCAGATCTTGCCG gtggAAGACGAGGGGGATCTGTTCTACAGCCTGGACGACGGTCACACGCGCTTCACTGATCTGATCCAGCTGGTGGAGTTCTACCAGCTCAACCGCGGGGTGCTGCCATGCAAGCTCAAACACCACTGTGCCAGGATCACCCTCTGA
- the grb14 gene encoding growth factor receptor-bound protein 14 isoform X5, translated as MNFHARRVTLPAITPLCLQKRVIKVYNEDNTSRAVEVPPDITARDICQLFVLKNHCIDDHSWTLFEHLSHLGIERTIEDHESVMEVLSGWGMETDSRLYFRKNYAKYEFFNKPLDFFPDHMVSISSETNGMMNHSQLIQTFLNSSTCPEIHGHLHAKEQGRKSWKKFYFVLRRSGLYLSNKGTSKEPRHLQFIAEFSDSDVYTLLSAKKIHGAPTDFGFCVKSTKSGSPRDLKLLCADDEQTRTCWVTAIRLFKCGMQLYQNYIQPHQKQKASPMRSISDNSLVAMDFSGHKSRVIENPSEALSVAVEEGLSWRRKSCHRLSSHEGPSTSQSHLSNIALHMAQPWFHSKLSRDEAHRLITQQGLIDGVFLLRDSQSNPKTFVLSLCHTQRVKHFQILPVEDEGDLFYSLDDGHTRFTDLIQLVEFYQLNRGVLPCKLKHHCARITL; from the exons ATGAACTTCCATGCGAGAAGAGTTACCTTGCCTGCAATTACTCCACTTTGTCTTCAGAAGCGG GTAATTAAAGTGTATAATGAGGACAATACCAGCCGAGCGGTAGAGGTTCCACCTGACATCACTGCCCGGGACATATGCCAGCTGTTTGTCCTTAAGAATCATTGCATTGATGACCACAGCTGGACTCTGTTTGAGCATCTTTCCCATCTAGGCATAG aaagAACCATAGAAGACCATGAATCTGTTATGGAGGTGCTGTCTGGCTGGGGAATGGAAACAGACAGCCGCTTATATTTCCGGAAAAACTATGCCAAATATGAATTCTTCAATAAACCACTG GACTTTTTCCCAGATCACATGGTGTCCATATCAAGTGAAACCAACGGGATGATGAACCATTCTCAGCTAATACAG acatttctcaactCGAGCACTTGTCCGGAGATCCATGGGCACCTCCATGCCAAAGAACAAGGCAGGAAGTCTTGGAAGAAGTTCTACTTTGTCTTGAGGAGGTCAGGTCTATACCTCTCCAACAAGGGCACCTCCAAG GAACCAAGGCATCTCCAGTTCATTGCGGAGTTCAGTGACAGCGATGTCTACACATTGCTATCAGCTAAAAAGATACACGGAGCGCCTACGGACTTCGGCTTCTGTGTCAAG TCTACTAAGAGTGGCTCTCCCCGGGACCTCAAGCTGTTGTGCGCAGATGACGAGCAGACCAGAACCTGCTGGGTCACTGCCATACGCCTCTTTAAG TGTGGGATGCAACTATACCAAAACTACATTCAACCGCACCAGAAACAGAAAGCTTCCCCTATG AGAAGTATCTCGGATAACTCCTTAGTGGCCATGGACTTCTCTGGACACAAGAGCCGGGTGATTGAGAACCCATCAGAGGCACTGTCTGTAGCTGTGGAGGAGGGGCTCTCATGGAGG aGGAAAAGCTGCCACCGTCTAAGCTCCCACGAAGGTCCGTCCACCTCGCAGAGTCACCTGTCAAACATAG CTCTCCATATGGCCCAGCCCTGGTTCCACAGCAAACTGTCCAGAGACGAGGCCCACCGCCTAATCACTCAACAGGGTCTGATTGATGG GGTATTTCTTCTAAGGGACAGCCAAAGCAACCCCAAGACATTTGTACTGTCACTGTGCCACACACAGAGAGTGAAACACTTTCAGATCTTGCCG gtggAAGACGAGGGGGATCTGTTCTACAGCCTGGACGACGGTCACACGCGCTTCACTGATCTGATCCAGCTGGTGGAGTTCTACCAGCTCAACCGCGGGGTGCTGCCATGCAAGCTCAAACACCACTGTGCCAGGATCACCCTCTGA